The following are encoded together in the Brassica napus cultivar Da-Ae chromosome A9, Da-Ae, whole genome shotgun sequence genome:
- the LOC106359707 gene encoding uncharacterized protein LOC106359707, whose protein sequence is MAHTSSRTTIVFIVVALICAFVPAFSVEEAEAKSLWDTCLLKISPKCALDIIGVVFENLTITDACCHDLVQEGKMCHDTLIKYIAEKPHLVAHETEYLKKSDDLWTHCVSVSQTA, encoded by the coding sequence ATGGCTCACACTTCTTCCCGAACTACTATCGTATTCATTGTTGTTGCTTTGATTTGTGCGTTCGTTCCTGCATTCTCTGTTGAAGAAGCTGAAGCAAAATCACTATGGGATACCTGTCTTCTTAAAATCAGTCCAAAATGTGCGTTGGATATAATTGGTGTTGTCTTTGAAAATTTAACCATCACTGATGCATGTTGTCATGATCTTGTACAAGAAGGAAAAATGTGTCACGATACTCTTATCAAATATATTGCTGAGAAGCCGCATTTAGTTGCCCACGAAACAGAGTATTTGAAGAAAAGTGATGATTTGTGGACTCATTGTGTCTCAGTTTCGCAAACTgcttaa